A genomic stretch from Harpia harpyja isolate bHarHar1 chromosome 20, bHarHar1 primary haplotype, whole genome shotgun sequence includes:
- the CLK4 gene encoding dual specificity protein kinase CLK4 isoform X1 yields MYLFEHRIPAYNIQQRKLWQMRHSKQSHCPEWDDRKSWDQRKHSSSRKRRKRSHSSGQESKHYKPNHFSESHYLDDRTINERDHHDRRYVEEYRNDFCEVYDHRHYHRDYEKSHHHHYSKSSGRSRKSSHKRKHKRHHCSSHQSHSKSHRRKRSRSVEDDEEGHLICESGDVLRARYEIVATLGEGAFGKVVECIDHDMRGMHVAVKIVKNVGRYREAARSEIQVLEHLNTMDPSSTFRCVQMLEWFDHHGHVCIVFELLGLSTYDFIKENSFLPFHINDIRNMAYQICQSINFLHHNKLTHTDLKPENILFVESDYIVKYNAKMKRDERTLKNTDIKVVDFGSATFDDEHHSTLVSTRHYRAPEVILALGWSQPCDVWSIGCILIEYYLGFTVFQTHDSKEHLAMMERILGPLPAHMIKKSRKHYFHHDQLDWDEHSSAGRYVRRRCKPLKEFMHCQDRDHQSLFDLVRRMLEYDPAKRITLDEALQHPFFEPLNK; encoded by the exons atGTACCTGTTTGAACACAGAATTCCTGCATATAACATCCAGCAACGGAAGCTG tggCAGATGCGGCATTCAAAACAATCTCATTGTCCTGAATGGGACGACCGAAAGAGCTGGGATCAaagaaagcacagcagcagccgTAAACGCAGGAAAAGGTCCCACAGCAGTGGACAAGAAAGCAAGCACTATAAACCAAATCACTTTTCAGAAAG tcatTATTTGGACGATAGAACCATAAATGAAAGAGACCATCATGACCGGAGATATGTTGAGGAATACAGAAATGACTTCTGTGAAGTATATGACCACAGGCATTATCACAGAGACTATGAAAAGAGTCACCATCATCACTATAGCAAATCCTCTGGTCGGAGCAGGAAAAGTAGTCATAAAAGGAAGCATAAGAGACATCATTGCTCCAGTCACCAATCGCATTCG AAGAGTCACCGAAGGAAAAGATCCAGGAGTGTAGAGGATGATGAGGAGGGTCACCTGATCTGTGAAAGTGGAGACGTTCTAAGAGCAAGAT ATGAAATTGTTGCAACTTTAGGAGAAGGAGCTTTTGGAAAAGTAGTGGAGTGCATAGATCATGATAT gagAGGAATGCATGTAGCAGTTAAAATTGTGAAAAATGTTGGTAGATACCGGGAAGCAGCCCGTTCAGAAATACAGGTGTTGGAACACTTAAACACCATGGATCCAAGCAGCACTTT ccgCTGTGTCCAGATGCTGGAATGGTTTGATCATCATGGCCATGTTTGCATTGTTTTTGAGCTGCTGGGACTTAGTACTTACGACTTTATTAAGGAAAACAGCTTTCTGCCATTTCATATTAATGACATTAGAAATATGGCTTATCAAATTTGCCAGTCTATAAACT ttttACACCATAATAAACTAACTCATACTGATTTAAAGCCTGAAAATATCTTGTTTGTGGAGTCTGATTACATAGTGAAGTACAATGCCAAAATG aAGCGAGATGAACgcactttaaaaaacacagaCATCAAAGTCGTTGATTTTGGAAGTGCAACTTTTGATGATGAGCATCACAGCACATTAGTGTCTACAAGACATTACAGAGCTCCTGAGGTTATTTTAG CACTGGGATGGTCACAGCCTTGCGATGTTTGGAGTATTGGTTGTATTCTAATTGAGTATTACCTAGGATTTACAGTGTTTCAG ACGCATGATAGTAAAGAACACTTGGCAATGATGGAAAGGATACTAGGGCCTCTGCCAGCTCACATGATCAAGAAATCCAG aaagcattattttcacCACGACCAATTGGACTGGGATGAACATAGTTCTGCAGGACGATATGTTAGGAGACGCTGTAAGCCTTTAAAG gaatTCATGCATTGCCAAGACAGAGATCATCAGAGTCTGTTTGACCTTGTTCGCAGGATGCTGGAATATGATCCAGCCAAAAGAATCACTCTTGATGAAGCCTTGCAGCATCCTTTTTTTGAaccattaaataaataa
- the CLK4 gene encoding dual specificity protein kinase CLK4 isoform X2 yields the protein MRGMHVAVKIVKNVGRYREAARSEIQVLEHLNTMDPSSTFRCVQMLEWFDHHGHVCIVFELLGLSTYDFIKENSFLPFHINDIRNMAYQICQSINFLHHNKLTHTDLKPENILFVESDYIVKYNAKMKRDERTLKNTDIKVVDFGSATFDDEHHSTLVSTRHYRAPEVILALGWSQPCDVWSIGCILIEYYLGFTVFQTHDSKEHLAMMERILGPLPAHMIKKSRKHYFHHDQLDWDEHSSAGRYVRRRCKPLKEFMHCQDRDHQSLFDLVRRMLEYDPAKRITLDEALQHPFFEPLNK from the exons AT gagAGGAATGCATGTAGCAGTTAAAATTGTGAAAAATGTTGGTAGATACCGGGAAGCAGCCCGTTCAGAAATACAGGTGTTGGAACACTTAAACACCATGGATCCAAGCAGCACTTT ccgCTGTGTCCAGATGCTGGAATGGTTTGATCATCATGGCCATGTTTGCATTGTTTTTGAGCTGCTGGGACTTAGTACTTACGACTTTATTAAGGAAAACAGCTTTCTGCCATTTCATATTAATGACATTAGAAATATGGCTTATCAAATTTGCCAGTCTATAAACT ttttACACCATAATAAACTAACTCATACTGATTTAAAGCCTGAAAATATCTTGTTTGTGGAGTCTGATTACATAGTGAAGTACAATGCCAAAATG aAGCGAGATGAACgcactttaaaaaacacagaCATCAAAGTCGTTGATTTTGGAAGTGCAACTTTTGATGATGAGCATCACAGCACATTAGTGTCTACAAGACATTACAGAGCTCCTGAGGTTATTTTAG CACTGGGATGGTCACAGCCTTGCGATGTTTGGAGTATTGGTTGTATTCTAATTGAGTATTACCTAGGATTTACAGTGTTTCAG ACGCATGATAGTAAAGAACACTTGGCAATGATGGAAAGGATACTAGGGCCTCTGCCAGCTCACATGATCAAGAAATCCAG aaagcattattttcacCACGACCAATTGGACTGGGATGAACATAGTTCTGCAGGACGATATGTTAGGAGACGCTGTAAGCCTTTAAAG gaatTCATGCATTGCCAAGACAGAGATCATCAGAGTCTGTTTGACCTTGTTCGCAGGATGCTGGAATATGATCCAGCCAAAAGAATCACTCTTGATGAAGCCTTGCAGCATCCTTTTTTTGAaccattaaataaataa